The Eubacteriales bacterium genome has a window encoding:
- the efp gene encoding elongation factor P has protein sequence MISAGDFRKGVTIEIDGQVWTIVDFQHVKPGKGAAFVRTKIKNIMSGNVLEKTFNPTEKFPKAHVEKKEMQYLYNDGELYYFMDNETYEQLPLNREKVAEALPYMKENMSVDIKFFKGDAFSVEPPNFVELEIVETEPGFKGDTATSGNKPAIVETGAKIMVPLFVSTGDVIRIDTRTGEYMERV, from the coding sequence ATGATTTCAGCCGGCGATTTTAGAAAAGGCGTTACAATTGAAATTGACGGCCAGGTTTGGACAATTGTTGACTTTCAGCATGTAAAACCAGGTAAAGGCGCGGCATTTGTCCGCACAAAGATTAAAAATATTATGTCAGGCAATGTTCTTGAAAAGACGTTTAACCCAACTGAAAAATTCCCTAAAGCCCATGTAGAGAAAAAAGAAATGCAGTATCTTTACAATGATGGCGAATTATATTATTTCATGGATAACGAAACATACGAGCAGCTTCCGCTTAACCGTGAAAAAGTAGCAGAGGCTTTGCCCTACATGAAAGAAAATATGAGTGTAGATATAAAGTTCTTTAAAGGCGATGCATTTTCTGTTGAACCTCCTAACTTCGTAGAACTGGAGATAGTAGAAACAGAGCCCGGTTTTAAAGGTGATACGGCAACATCCGGGAACAAACCTGCCATCGTTGAAACCGGTGCTAAAATAATGGTCCCGTTGTTTGTAAGCACAGGAGATGTAATAAGGATAGATACACGTACAGGCGAATACATGGAACGCGTATAG
- a CDS encoding stage III sporulation protein AA encodes MYEKNIKEELYKYFPPEIKKAFTLIDDVLINSAEEIRFRINAPLVIYTNDRRVFLTKHGKLVYEPETAIKCLSEDIYDIYSSFTKHSAMVFSNQLKNAFLTIEGGYRIGISGTGIMHGSSIVGFKDISGINIRIPREVLGVSNKLLPFILNKGHVLNTLIISMPQMGKTTLIRDVARNLSGDKYCKKVCIVDERMEIAAVNEGIPGYNVGLYTDIINGISKGQGIQMAIRALSPDVVITDELGDAADTAAISECINCGVSFVTTAHAASIKQLTSRQNFKKMIEKKFFSRYALLGDSLGRATLEQVLDEDLNQLNCGAIALNGG; translated from the coding sequence ATGTACGAAAAAAATATAAAAGAGGAACTTTATAAATATTTTCCGCCAGAAATAAAAAAAGCATTCACCTTAATCGATGACGTTTTAATAAACAGTGCGGAAGAAATAAGGTTTAGAATAAACGCGCCGCTTGTTATCTATACGAACGATCGACGGGTTTTTTTAACTAAACATGGCAAGCTGGTCTATGAGCCTGAAACGGCAATTAAGTGCCTCTCAGAGGACATATATGATATCTACTCTTCATTTACCAAACATTCAGCAATGGTGTTTTCAAATCAGCTTAAAAACGCATTTCTAACTATAGAAGGGGGATACAGAATAGGGATATCAGGAACAGGTATAATGCACGGAAGTAGCATAGTGGGCTTTAAGGATATCAGCGGTATAAATATAAGGATCCCAAGAGAAGTTCTCGGAGTATCAAATAAACTATTGCCTTTTATCTTAAATAAGGGACATGTTTTAAATACTTTAATCATATCTATGCCACAGATGGGGAAGACGACTCTTATAAGAGACGTAGCGAGAAATCTGTCCGGAGACAAGTACTGTAAAAAGGTTTGTATAGTCGACGAGCGGATGGAGATAGCCGCCGTAAACGAAGGAATTCCTGGATATAATGTTGGGCTTTATACCGACATAATAAACGGCATAAGCAAAGGGCAGGGCATACAAATGGCAATACGCGCGCTTTCCCCAGACGTAGTTATTACAGACGAACTGGGCGATGCAGCGGATACTGCGGCCATAAGTGAATGTATAAATTGCGGTGTCAGCTTTGTAACTACGGCACACGCCGCATCTATAAAACAGCTAACTTCAAGGCAGAACTTTAAGAAGATGATAGAAAAAAAGTTTTTTTCAAGATACGCGCTTTTAGGAGACAGCCTAGGGCGTGCTACTTTGGAACAGGTCCTAGACGAGGATTTAAACCAGTTAAACTGCGGTGCAATTGCGCTTAACGGAGGATAA
- a CDS encoding stage III sporulation protein AB yields the protein MLKFLLCIGIIALCGYIGQINSKKYTYRLKALSDFKEVIYLMDCDIRQQMYPLDVALKRRAEMSDKYLAGFLNECAQKINTNPNERFEDIWKAAVSNYKDKSDFLLSLNKEEMKLIMQTGKRLVFDSDSSKGINAIINDYELKIKKLSDIAPGKQKLINALSLFGGFLLVILII from the coding sequence ATGCTTAAGTTTTTGCTGTGCATAGGTATAATTGCTCTTTGCGGATATATTGGGCAGATAAACTCTAAGAAATATACTTACAGGTTAAAAGCCTTAAGCGACTTTAAAGAAGTCATATATCTTATGGATTGTGATATAAGGCAGCAGATGTATCCGCTTGACGTAGCGCTTAAAAGGCGCGCGGAGATGTCTGATAAATATTTGGCCGGGTTTTTAAACGAATGCGCACAAAAAATAAATACTAATCCGAATGAAAGGTTTGAAGACATATGGAAGGCGGCTGTTTCAAACTACAAAGATAAAAGCGATTTTTTACTTTCTCTAAATAAAGAGGAAATGAAACTTATAATGCAGACCGGAAAACGGCTAGTATTTGACTCAGACTCTTCAAAAGGCATAAACGCAATTATCAATGATTACGAATTAAAGATAAAAAAGCTTTCTGATATTGCACCCGGAAAGCAGAAACTGATAAATGCACTAAGTTTATTCGGCGGATTTCTACTTGTGATTTTAATTATTTAA
- the spoIIIAC gene encoding stage III sporulation protein AC, with protein sequence MNIDIVFKIAAIGILIAVLNQLLIRSGREDMATMATIAGLVIVLLMVVNMVSDLFTSIKQIFELY encoded by the coding sequence ATGAATATAGACATAGTTTTTAAAATTGCGGCAATAGGCATATTAATCGCTGTTTTAAACCAGCTTTTGATTCGTTCCGGAAGGGAAGACATGGCTACTATGGCAACGATAGCAGGGCTTGTCATAGTGCTTCTGATGGTCGTAAACATGGTAAGCGACCTATTTACAAGCATAAAGCAAATATTTGAACTATATTGA
- a CDS encoding SpoIIIAC/SpoIIIAD family protein, whose amino-acid sequence MDIIKIVLIGILAAAFILTIKSKQPEIAFQISIVSGLIIFIFIVNYLSGSVEYIKEIVSEFNIPISNITIVLKIIGVSYICEFATQILNDAGEKSTASLVELSGRVVIIAMTLPLLSAFIEMVTGLL is encoded by the coding sequence ATGGATATCATAAAAATAGTTTTAATAGGTATTTTAGCAGCGGCTTTTATTCTAACGATAAAATCCAAGCAGCCGGAAATAGCATTTCAGATAAGTATAGTATCGGGGCTTATAATATTCATTTTCATAGTAAATTATTTATCCGGCAGTGTTGAATATATAAAGGAGATAGTAAGTGAATTCAACATACCGATAAGCAACATAACTATCGTTTTAAAAATTATAGGCGTTTCATACATATGTGAATTTGCAACACAGATTCTAAATGATGCAGGGGAGAAGTCTACCGCATCTTTGGTCGAGCTGTCCGGCAGAGTAGTGATAATAGCTATGACTCTTCCGCTCTTAAGTGCATTTATAGAAATGGTTACAGGGTTACTATGA
- a CDS encoding stage III sporulation protein AE, whose translation MRKRCLIVLILMISILAFCLFMSQASGETDEDDIDEQLEEELNNNIDSSLDSLDLSEIEDFYNEQGNIGIFTEDKDLKTLISDFASGKMFVDYDNIFEFIVDSVFSGIKNTLPIIVQIMIISILFAILSGFSPAFGKEGVSGIAYWAEYLLICGICLGAFISMFNQGITIIDGLSSFSTNFFPVMYLLLTMIGGISTTNLLKPATTIITGGISAFIKTFILPLLLIMCVMIIISTFSKTVKLNSFTGVAKSIIKWSLGIVFIIFIGFISLQGLIGGTFDGVSIKAAKYTIDKVVPVIGGMLSDTVDMMVVSSALIKNALGVAGIIMILGITFIPAVNLLAQYFVFRIAAAVIKPISDNSVSELLHGMSEAFMYLLAVVATVGVIFIASISMVMSAGNMNLMLR comes from the coding sequence ATGAGAAAAAGATGTTTAATTGTATTAATACTGATGATATCAATTCTGGCTTTTTGTCTTTTTATGAGCCAAGCCAGCGGCGAAACGGATGAAGATGACATAGACGAACAGCTTGAAGAAGAACTAAATAATAATATAGATTCTTCGCTTGATTCCCTTGATTTAAGTGAAATAGAAGATTTTTATAATGAACAGGGAAATATAGGCATCTTTACTGAGGACAAGGACTTAAAGACGCTGATAAGCGATTTCGCCTCCGGTAAAATGTTCGTAGACTATGACAACATCTTTGAATTTATAGTAGACAGTGTTTTTTCAGGGATAAAAAATACGCTTCCGATAATAGTGCAGATAATGATCATATCCATACTGTTTGCTATTTTATCTGGTTTTAGCCCAGCCTTTGGCAAAGAAGGGGTATCCGGTATCGCATACTGGGCCGAGTATCTTTTAATATGCGGGATATGTTTAGGCGCATTTATAAGCATGTTTAACCAGGGAATAACGATAATAGACGGGCTTTCTTCGTTTTCAACTAACTTTTTCCCGGTTATGTATCTGCTGCTTACCATGATAGGTGGTATCTCGACCACTAACCTATTAAAACCGGCAACGACGATAATAACCGGTGGCATAAGTGCTTTTATAAAAACATTCATACTTCCATTGTTGCTTATTATGTGCGTAATGATAATAATAAGTACTTTTTCAAAAACCGTAAAGTTAAACAGCTTTACAGGTGTAGCAAAAAGTATTATAAAGTGGTCCCTTGGCATCGTATTCATAATTTTTATAGGGTTTATATCGCTCCAAGGGCTTATAGGCGGAACCTTCGACGGGGTATCTATAAAAGCCGCAAAATATACTATTGATAAGGTTGTACCTGTAATAGGCGGTATGCTCTCTGACACTGTTGATATGATGGTAGTTAGTTCGGCTCTTATAAAAAATGCACTTGGAGTTGCCGGCATTATCATGATACTTGGGATCACGTTTATCCCGGCTGTAAACCTGCTGGCACAGTATTTTGTCTTTAGAATAGCGGCAGCCGTTATAAAACCCATTTCAGATAACAGTGTATCTGAGCTGTTGCACGGTATGTCTGAAGCATTCATGTATCTTCTGGCTGTTGTAGCAACGGTCGGTGTCATATTTATTGCAAGTATATCAATGGTAATGAGTGCCGGTAATATGAACTTGATGTTGAGGTAA
- a CDS encoding stage III sporulation protein AF has product MSSFFSEWLMSFAVLAVLSALLEGILPSSNIKKYVRYAISLLVIMMFLSPIINLIKSDGEGLDIDFSSSPEIKYEEIDMSKYKDYIYESYNLDEENKN; this is encoded by the coding sequence ATGAGCAGTTTTTTTTCAGAATGGCTGATGAGTTTTGCAGTGCTTGCAGTGCTGTCTGCACTGCTTGAGGGGATATTGCCTTCTTCCAATATAAAAAAATACGTCCGGTATGCAATTTCGCTTCTTGTTATCATGATGTTTTTATCTCCAATAATAAATCTGATAAAAAGCGACGGAGAGGGATTAGATATCGATTTTTCATCTTCTCCCGAAATTAAATATGAAGAAATTGATATGTCAAAATATAAAGATTATATATATGAGTCATATAATCTCGATGAAGAAAATAAAAATTAA
- a CDS encoding SpoIIIAH-like family protein, translating into MKNAKKYILVVLLVAVVFGAGYLNYRLGLDNTSATDTMESVESSEIASDTSTDGDTATSVSASYFEKYKANRETTRQQEISYLESIIADEKSDEDILADAKAQQLEIVNSMEKELTLEGLLSAKGFGETLVTVQTGSVNVVVQTDSITEEQVAQILDIVQTETNEPAKNIKIIPQVK; encoded by the coding sequence ATGAAGAACGCAAAAAAATACATTTTAGTAGTTTTGTTAGTAGCTGTTGTGTTTGGGGCTGGTTACTTAAACTATCGTTTGGGGCTAGATAATACAAGCGCCACTGATACTATGGAAAGCGTAGAAAGCAGTGAAATTGCGTCGGATACATCCACTGACGGAGATACGGCTACCTCAGTATCAGCAAGTTACTTTGAAAAATATAAAGCAAACCGCGAGACTACAAGACAACAGGAAATTTCTTATCTTGAATCAATTATTGCGGACGAGAAGAGCGATGAAGATATTTTGGCAGACGCAAAAGCCCAACAACTTGAAATAGTGAACTCAATGGAAAAGGAATTAACTTTAGAAGGGCTTTTAAGCGCCAAGGGTTTCGGGGAAACTTTAGTAACAGTGCAGACCGGATCTGTTAATGTCGTGGTCCAGACAGATAGCATAACAGAAGAGCAGGTTGCCCAGATATTGGATATAGTTCAAACAGAAACGAATGAGCCGGCAAAAAACATTAAAATAATACCTCAGGTCAAATAA
- a CDS encoding Asp23/Gls24 family envelope stress response protein — MSENNYNLKQEKNGSITFANDVVATIAGLAATEIDGIAAMSGGIIGGIAEMLGRKNLTKGVKVEITQDKVKVDLFVVVDYGVEIHKVCAAVQKSVKKAIETMTGLEVSEINVNVQGVRIEKPSEDVEEK; from the coding sequence ATGTCCGAAAATAATTATAATTTAAAACAGGAAAAGAATGGCAGTATCACTTTCGCAAATGATGTTGTTGCAACTATAGCAGGGCTCGCAGCTACAGAAATAGATGGCATTGCCGCAATGAGCGGCGGTATAATCGGCGGTATTGCAGAAATGCTCGGCCGAAAGAACTTGACTAAAGGGGTTAAGGTTGAAATCACTCAGGATAAAGTAAAAGTTGATTTGTTTGTTGTAGTTGATTATGGCGTAGAAATACATAAAGTTTGTGCAGCTGTTCAAAAAAGTGTGAAAAAAGCTATTGAGACAATGACGGGGCTTGAAGTCTCTGAAATAAATGTAAATGTTCAAGGCGTACGTATAGAAAAGCCTTCCGAAGATGTAGAAGAAAAATGA
- the amaP gene encoding alkaline shock response membrane anchor protein AmaP, with translation MKQKIIFRTLLTLYILVFIFIAVIVLSCATNLINRIHPEYWVKLIYENTAVRIIAAIICMLILILSFSLMFARTTSKRLKTKTLRKTESSVVEVAIIAIEQMAQRYMTDVNGVKSSKIHIISKEEGVIINAKLTVEPHISIPELTSQLEEGLKNEIETYTGISVTQVQIVITVEPLSQM, from the coding sequence ATGAAACAAAAGATAATTTTTAGAACTTTACTAACACTCTATATCCTCGTATTTATTTTTATAGCTGTTATCGTGCTTTCTTGTGCTACAAATCTTATTAATAGGATACATCCGGAGTATTGGGTCAAACTTATATACGAAAATACGGCAGTGAGGATAATTGCTGCCATAATATGTATGCTCATATTAATACTAAGTTTTAGTCTGATGTTTGCACGCACTACATCCAAACGCTTAAAAACAAAGACTTTGAGAAAAACAGAGTCTAGCGTAGTTGAAGTTGCTATTATTGCAATAGAACAGATGGCCCAAAGGTATATGACCGATGTTAACGGTGTTAAATCATCTAAAATACACATTATATCGAAAGAAGAGGGCGTTATTATAAACGCCAAACTTACTGTTGAACCGCATATAAGCATACCAGAGTTAACGTCTCAGCTTGAAGAAGGCCTTAAAAATGAAATAGAAACGTATACCGGTATTTCGGTTACACAGGTGCAGATTGTAATTACTGTAGAACCCTTGTCACAGATGTAG
- a CDS encoding DUF2273 domain-containing protein, which yields MSGFDEFYKKNKGLIIGAAIGLFIGLLIITINFWRTLLLFICVFIGAVIGRNENIKNSIINFFDKILPFK from the coding sequence ATGAGCGGCTTTGATGAGTTTTATAAAAAAAATAAAGGCCTAATTATAGGCGCAGCTATCGGGCTTTTTATTGGGTTATTGATTATAACCATAAACTTCTGGCGCACGCTTTTGTTGTTTATTTGCGTTTTTATCGGGGCTGTTATAGGCAGGAATGAAAATATTAAAAACAGTATTATAAACTTTTTTGATAAAATACTTCCATTCAAATAA
- the nusB gene encoding transcription antitermination factor NusB, whose protein sequence is MGRKAAREILMKVFYVYEVTGEFSFDIPDIIQDETKSNSYEDQKDYIENAMSIFIEKKDEIDKLISDNTIDWSIDRLSKVDLSIIRLAVCEMFYLNVPVKVAINEAVLLAKKYSSENAHTFINGVLGGCAKALIDENEVLGN, encoded by the coding sequence TTGGGAAGAAAAGCAGCAAGAGAAATACTAATGAAGGTATTCTATGTATACGAAGTAACCGGTGAATTTTCATTCGATATACCAGATATCATACAAGACGAAACAAAATCCAACTCATATGAAGATCAAAAAGACTATATAGAAAATGCCATGAGCATTTTTATTGAGAAAAAAGATGAAATAGATAAGCTAATCAGTGACAATACCATAGACTGGAGCATAGACAGGCTTTCAAAGGTAGACCTATCTATTATTCGTTTAGCAGTCTGTGAGATGTTTTATTTAAATGTACCTGTTAAAGTCGCTATAAATGAGGCTGTTTTACTTGCTAAAAAATATTCTTCAGAAAATGCTCATACCTTTATAAACGGGGTACTCGGCGGCTGTGCGAAGGCACTGATTGATGAAAATGAAGTTCTTGGGAATTGA